The sequence AATATTTTTAAGGAGGATTTTGTCATGCCATTAGTTACCACGACTGAAATGTTCAAGAAAGCTTACGACGGCGGTTACGCTATCGGCGCTTTCAACGTAAACAACATGGAGATTATTCAAGGGATTACCGAGGCTGCGAAAGAATTGAACGCGCCGCTGATCCTGCAGGTTTCCAAGGGCGCGCGCAACTACGCAAATCCGATCTACCTCACTAAGCTGGTGGAAGCCGCTCTTGAAGACACCGGTCTTCCGATCTGCCTGCACCTTGACCATGGCGACAGCTTCGAAACGTGCAAATCCTGTATCGACAGTGGTTTTACGTCCGTTATGATCGACGGTTCCCATCTTCCTTTCGAAGAAAACATCGCGGTTACCAAGCGCGTCGTAGAATATGCGCACGATCGCGGCGTTGTCGTTGAAGGGGAACTCGGCCGCCTCGCCGGCGTAGAAGATGAAATAAAAGTATCGCACGAAGATTCTTCCTATACAAGGCCCGAGGAAGTCTATGAGTTTTCGAGCAAAACGGGGGTCGACAGCCTTGCTATCGCCATCGGTACAAGTCACGGCGCTTTTAAATTCAAAGGCGAGCCTAAGCTTCGTTTTGACATCCTCGAAAAGGTGACGGAAATTCTTCCGGGCTTCCCGATCGTTCTTCATGGCGCATCCTCCGTTATCCCGGAATTCGTTGAAATGATCAACAAATACGGCGGAGATATGCCTGGCGCCCAGGGCGTGCCGGAAAACCTGCTTCGCCAAGCTGCCAAGAGCGCCGTCTGCAAGATCAACATCGATTCCGACCTGCGTCTTGCGATGACGGGCACTATTCGTAAACATTTTGCGGAGCATCCGGCAGATTTCGATCCGCGCCAGTACTTAAAACCCGCGCGCGAAGCGATCAAGGCAATGGTTGCCCACAAAATCGTAGACGTTCTCGGCTGCGACAACAAAGCATAAATTTACAGCAAATCAAAAAGCTCTTTGCATGCCGCAAAGAGCTTTTTTCATTCTCCCATACCCTGATCAATAGCCGTTTGGGTTTTTGTTCTGCCAGTTCCAGCTATCCCTGCACATATCTTCAATGCCATACTTTGCCGACCATCCCAGTTCCGCCATCGCCTTTTTCGCGTTCGCATAATATTTGGCCGCGTCTCCCGCGCGCCTTGGCATGATCGCATAATTGATTTTCAGCCCGTTTACCCGTTCAAACGCATGGACAACATCCAGCACGCTCTGCGGCCTGCCCGTTCCCAGGTTATATACAAACAATCCCTGTTCATCAAACCGTTTGATCGCTTTGATATGTCCATCGGCAAGGTCCATTACGTGGATATAGTCGCGGATACAAGTCCCGTCCGGCGTATCGTAATCGTCCCCGAACACTCCTAGCTGCTCCCGTTTGCCTACGGCGACCTGTGTAATATACGGCATCAGGTTATTGGGGATCCCGTTTGGATTTTCGCCGATCAGTCCGCTTTTATGCGCGCCAATCGGATTAAAATACCGCAACATGACGATCGACCATGCCTCATCCGAACGATAGAGATCATTGAGCATTTGCTCGATCACCGATTTTGTGCGCCCATAGGGACTTGTGGAATTTCCAAGAGGCGAATTCTCTGTGAGGCACTCCTCTTTCGTAAGATCGTAGACCGTGGCCGAGGAGCTGAAAATCATACGTTTGACATCGTGCTCTTTCATCGCTTCCAGAAGAACGATCGTACCGCTGATGTTATTGTCAAAATAG comes from Christensenellaceae bacterium and encodes:
- the fba gene encoding fructose-1,6-bisphosphate aldolase, class II; amino-acid sequence: MPLVTTTEMFKKAYDGGYAIGAFNVNNMEIIQGITEAAKELNAPLILQVSKGARNYANPIYLTKLVEAALEDTGLPICLHLDHGDSFETCKSCIDSGFTSVMIDGSHLPFEENIAVTKRVVEYAHDRGVVVEGELGRLAGVEDEIKVSHEDSSYTRPEEVYEFSSKTGVDSLAIAIGTSHGAFKFKGEPKLRFDILEKVTEILPGFPIVLHGASSVIPEFVEMINKYGGDMPGAQGVPENLLRQAAKSAVCKINIDSDLRLAMTGTIRKHFAEHPADFDPRQYLKPAREAIKAMVAHKIVDVLGCDNKA
- the galE gene encoding UDP-glucose 4-epimerase gives rise to the protein MKTILVTGGAGYIGSHICVELLEQGYGVVVMDNLCNSSEKALKRVEEITGKKLRFYEADIRKKSAFDAIFTQHDIYGVIHMAGLKAVGESVKEPLAYFDNNISGTIVLLEAMKEHDVKRMIFSSSATVYDLTKEECLTENSPLGNSTSPYGRTKSVIEQMLNDLYRSDEAWSIVMLRYFNPIGAHKSGLIGENPNGIPNNLMPYITQVAVGKREQLGVFGDDYDTPDGTCIRDYIHVMDLADGHIKAIKRFDEQGLFVYNLGTGRPQSVLDVVHAFERVNGLKINYAIMPRRAGDAAKYYANAKKAMAELGWSAKYGIEDMCRDSWNWQNKNPNGY